In a genomic window of Paramicrobacterium chengjingii:
- a CDS encoding LLM class flavin-dependent oxidoreductase yields the protein MTNNDQTTPLLFNAFVMNTNSHIQHGQWRRPDAGQTEFNDVDTWINLAKLLEAAKFDGMFFADVTGLYGDADAPYDVYVNEGLQIPSNDPTVLLSALAVNTTHIGLALTSNVMQSHPFHFARQISTLDHITRGRVAWNIVTGMQDNGARNFGLEKLVDHDDRYEWAEEYVDVTYKLWEGSWDDDALLKDRSGAYSDVSKVHKIHHESKRYSVEGPHLPSPSPQRTPVLYQAGSSVAGRTFAARNAEATFIIAPSPEIARQQIDETRALAVEYGRRPEDIKFFQGLSFIIGDTQEEAEAKADEYFKYVSVEGYAAHSAIVDPDGRVYPPETPLKDVQTNSARGFVEWISRYITDREPVVADLVLQRTRGSAVIGTPESIADELEIWQAAGVDGINVINWVIPGSFEEFAEKVLPVLRARGLAKTEYAEGTLREKLFGQARLNDRHPAARYRGAFSEVPAGV from the coding sequence ATGACCAACAACGACCAGACCACACCGCTTCTCTTCAACGCTTTCGTGATGAACACCAACTCGCACATTCAGCATGGCCAATGGCGCAGGCCGGATGCCGGTCAGACAGAGTTCAACGACGTCGACACCTGGATCAATCTCGCCAAGCTGCTGGAAGCGGCGAAGTTCGACGGCATGTTCTTCGCCGACGTGACCGGGTTGTACGGCGACGCCGATGCGCCGTATGACGTGTACGTGAACGAGGGATTGCAGATTCCAAGCAACGATCCGACAGTGCTGCTGTCGGCGCTCGCCGTAAACACGACGCATATCGGGCTCGCGCTCACCTCCAACGTGATGCAGAGTCACCCGTTCCACTTCGCCCGGCAGATCTCGACTCTCGACCACATCACGCGCGGTCGCGTCGCCTGGAACATCGTGACGGGCATGCAAGACAACGGTGCGCGCAACTTCGGCCTCGAGAAGCTCGTCGACCACGATGATCGGTACGAGTGGGCTGAGGAATACGTCGATGTGACGTACAAGCTGTGGGAGGGCTCGTGGGATGACGATGCTCTGCTGAAGGATCGCTCGGGTGCGTACTCCGATGTGTCGAAGGTGCACAAGATTCACCACGAGAGCAAGCGGTACAGCGTTGAAGGGCCGCATCTGCCGTCGCCGTCTCCTCAGCGCACGCCGGTGCTGTACCAGGCGGGGTCGTCTGTCGCCGGGCGCACGTTTGCCGCTCGCAATGCCGAAGCGACGTTCATCATCGCTCCGAGCCCCGAGATCGCCCGACAGCAGATCGACGAAACACGGGCTCTCGCCGTGGAGTACGGGAGGAGGCCGGAGGACATCAAGTTCTTCCAGGGCTTGAGTTTCATCATCGGCGATACGCAGGAAGAAGCCGAGGCGAAGGCCGATGAGTACTTTAAATACGTGTCGGTCGAGGGGTACGCGGCGCACTCAGCGATTGTCGATCCCGATGGGCGTGTGTATCCTCCTGAGACCCCATTGAAGGATGTGCAGACGAACTCGGCGCGCGGGTTCGTCGAGTGGATCTCCCGCTACATCACCGACCGCGAGCCCGTTGTCGCCGACCTCGTGCTGCAGCGCACGCGGGGCAGCGCCGTCATCGGCACGCCCGAGTCGATCGCCGATGAGCTTGAGATCTGGCAGGCAGCGGGCGTGGATGGCATCAACGTGATCAATTGGGTGATCCCGGGCTCGTTTGAGGAATTCGCCGAGAAGGTGCTGCCCGTGTTGCGTGCGCGTGGCCTGGCGAAGACCGAATATGCCGAGGGCACGCTACGCGAGAAGTTGTTCGGGCAGGCACGTCTCAACGATCGTCATCCGGCTGCACGCTACCGCGGTGCGTTCAGCGAGGTGCCTGCCGGCGTTTAG
- a CDS encoding dipeptide ABC transporter ATP-binding protein, which produces MTNTIVAPDAVAPTPAPSDVVLRARGLNVSFPRGGERHQVVHDVSFELRRGECLAIVGESGSGKSVTARTLVGLTGAGAHIDADELTLGDQNLAQTSEKQWRGLRGRRIGFILQDALVSLDPLRPVGAEIEEALKLHGWGRHADRRRKAVELLDAVGVPQPEQRAKQRPDELSGGLRQRALIASALALDPEIIIADEPTTALDVTVQAQVLALLADTKRRGVSQILISHDLSVVAELADQIAVMTDGRIVEVGTADQVLGDPQHPYTRRLIAAVPGPHSRGTRLSDVTPVVAQRDPHHDDSDAGPVLQASGLVKRFPRPDGSVATAVDDVSFTLERGQTLGIVGESGSGKSTTAHMALALTAPDAGEVTLLGRAWSRVSERKRCTRRRRISVVYQDPLSSFDPRWNAERILLDALTTNTPRGERRRRVRELVQQVGLTDAVLQRFPLTLSGGQRQRIAIARALAPSPQILVLDEAVSALDVSVQAQILDLLDDLKQQLGLSYLFISHDLGVISHVSDEVLVMKDGRVVEHGSVEQIFTAPAHEYTAQLVGATSNVERQHPESSPISTPA; this is translated from the coding sequence ATGACAAACACGATTGTTGCTCCGGATGCTGTGGCCCCCACACCCGCCCCGTCCGACGTTGTGCTGCGCGCTCGCGGTCTCAACGTGTCGTTCCCGCGTGGCGGCGAGCGGCACCAGGTTGTGCACGACGTGTCGTTTGAGCTGCGTCGTGGGGAATGCCTCGCGATCGTGGGGGAGTCGGGCTCGGGCAAATCGGTGACGGCGCGCACGCTCGTGGGGCTGACCGGTGCCGGTGCGCACATCGATGCAGACGAGCTCACTCTCGGCGACCAGAACCTCGCCCAGACGAGCGAGAAGCAGTGGCGTGGCCTGCGCGGGCGCCGCATTGGGTTCATTTTGCAAGACGCCCTCGTGTCGCTCGACCCGCTCCGCCCCGTCGGAGCGGAGATCGAAGAAGCGCTCAAGCTGCACGGCTGGGGCCGGCACGCCGATCGTCGGCGCAAAGCAGTCGAGCTGCTCGATGCCGTCGGCGTGCCGCAGCCTGAACAGCGTGCGAAGCAGCGCCCAGACGAGCTGTCGGGCGGGCTTCGTCAGCGCGCGCTCATTGCGTCGGCGCTTGCGCTCGACCCCGAGATCATCATCGCCGACGAACCGACGACGGCTCTCGACGTGACTGTGCAGGCGCAGGTGCTCGCGCTCCTCGCCGACACGAAGCGCCGAGGCGTCTCGCAGATTCTGATCAGCCACGACCTCTCCGTCGTCGCCGAGCTCGCCGATCAGATCGCGGTCATGACAGACGGACGCATCGTCGAGGTCGGTACGGCGGACCAGGTGTTGGGCGATCCGCAGCATCCCTACACCCGGCGCCTCATCGCAGCTGTTCCCGGACCACATTCGCGGGGCACGCGACTCAGCGACGTGACGCCCGTCGTCGCGCAGCGGGATCCGCACCATGATGACAGCGACGCGGGCCCCGTGCTGCAGGCGAGCGGCCTCGTCAAACGCTTTCCTCGGCCCGATGGGTCCGTGGCCACCGCGGTCGATGACGTGTCGTTCACACTCGAGCGCGGCCAGACGCTCGGTATCGTGGGGGAATCGGGTTCGGGCAAGAGCACGACGGCGCACATGGCGCTCGCGTTGACGGCACCGGATGCCGGTGAGGTGACACTGCTCGGCCGGGCCTGGTCTCGGGTGAGTGAGCGAAAGCGCTGCACACGACGCCGGCGCATTTCGGTTGTGTACCAGGACCCGCTGAGCTCGTTCGATCCGCGATGGAATGCCGAGCGCATTCTGCTCGACGCGCTCACCACCAACACTCCGCGTGGCGAGCGCCGTCGGCGAGTACGGGAACTCGTGCAGCAAGTGGGGCTGACGGATGCTGTGCTGCAACGTTTTCCTCTCACTCTCTCGGGCGGGCAGCGGCAGCGAATCGCCATTGCTCGCGCCCTTGCACCGTCGCCACAGATCCTCGTTCTCGATGAGGCGGTGTCGGCACTCGACGTCTCGGTGCAGGCGCAGATTCTCGATCTGCTCGACGACCTCAAGCAGCAGCTCGGGCTGAGCTACCTCTTCATCTCACATGACCTCGGAGTGATCAGCCACGTCAGCGACGAGGTGCTCGTGATGAAAGACGGCCGCGTCGTCGAGCATGGCTCGGTCGAGCAGATCTTCACAGCTCCGGCGCACGAGTACACCGCGCAGCTCGTCGGCGCGACGAGCAACGTCGAGCGACAGCATCCGGAATCATCACCGATTTCCACCCCGGCCTGA
- a CDS encoding ABC transporter permease, whose amino-acid sequence MTVVLTPEVAPKAGRRQHPLGLYAALAVTAFFVVALIAPQVLATHDPFALALDQALQQPGAAHWFGTDEQGRDLYSRVVFGARESLLIGVGATAVSMTLALILGAAASLGGRVIGAVAARIIEIQFAFPTLLLALLLVSVLGPSAISQVFAVAIGTAPGYARMIRAQILTAKNSGYVEAATALGHSRTRILSRHIIPNAVRPLVAVITMSIGQSIVWASSLSFLGLGVAPPSPEWGALLDAGRLYITHAPWLTVVPGLVIVVLAISATTIGQHIQRALERGEK is encoded by the coding sequence ATGACCGTCGTTCTGACACCGGAGGTAGCACCGAAGGCCGGTAGGCGACAGCATCCTCTCGGCCTGTATGCAGCGCTCGCCGTGACCGCGTTCTTCGTCGTGGCGCTCATCGCACCGCAGGTGCTGGCCACGCACGACCCGTTTGCTCTCGCACTCGACCAGGCGCTTCAACAGCCAGGCGCCGCACACTGGTTCGGCACAGACGAGCAGGGTCGCGACCTGTACAGCCGCGTCGTCTTCGGGGCGCGAGAGTCGCTGCTGATCGGAGTCGGCGCCACGGCGGTGAGCATGACGCTCGCGCTCATTCTGGGAGCGGCGGCGTCCCTTGGCGGGCGTGTGATCGGTGCCGTCGCCGCGCGCATCATCGAGATTCAGTTTGCGTTTCCGACGCTGCTTCTCGCGCTTCTTCTTGTGTCGGTTCTCGGGCCATCGGCGATCTCGCAGGTGTTTGCCGTCGCGATCGGCACGGCACCGGGCTACGCACGCATGATTCGAGCGCAGATCCTCACCGCGAAGAACTCCGGATACGTTGAAGCAGCGACGGCGCTCGGGCACTCCCGCACCCGCATTCTCTCGCGGCACATCATTCCCAACGCCGTGCGTCCGCTCGTCGCCGTTATCACCATGTCGATCGGGCAGTCGATCGTGTGGGCATCGAGCCTGTCGTTCCTCGGGCTCGGCGTGGCGCCGCCGTCGCCGGAATGGGGCGCGCTGCTTGACGCGGGACGGCTCTACATCACCCACGCACCGTGGCTCACCGTCGTTCCGGGGCTCGTGATCGTTGTTCTCGCGATCTCCGCAACGACAATTGGCCAGCACATTCAGCGCGCACTTGAACGGGGAGAGAAATGA
- a CDS encoding ABC transporter permease — translation MTHISSPEAEQVTPEQVRIDADAAAGSARRRANRGTLIRRIVGKLVGAAITLFGAATVAFLAQLALPGDRATVIYNIRAGQAIERTPEELAQINEQYGLLQPVLVQYVDYLRALVSGTLGMSYQQYRPVSDVIIEQLGPTLILTFTAILLAWVIMVVWVTLTAGHRPKLRALGAVVDTTAAGLPHYWLGIILLVVFSLGLGWFPVISGSSPAGLFLPALTLAIPLAGFMGQATRSEFEHTLDQPFIVSARMRGMGDIGVRVQHVLRHSVLPAITLSGWALGATISGAVVVESLYSRQGIGTVLITAVNAQDLPIVTGVVVLIAALYVVANLIVDVIYTLIDPRLKAS, via the coding sequence ATGACGCATATTTCGTCGCCTGAAGCTGAGCAGGTCACACCAGAGCAGGTCAGAATCGACGCGGATGCCGCTGCGGGCAGCGCTCGCCGTCGAGCGAATCGCGGCACGCTGATCCGGCGCATCGTCGGCAAACTCGTCGGCGCAGCCATCACACTCTTCGGCGCTGCTACCGTTGCGTTCCTCGCTCAGCTGGCGCTTCCCGGCGACCGCGCGACGGTGATCTACAACATCCGTGCCGGTCAGGCCATCGAGCGCACGCCTGAGGAACTCGCGCAAATCAATGAGCAGTACGGCCTGTTGCAGCCCGTGCTCGTGCAATACGTTGACTACCTGCGCGCGCTCGTCTCGGGAACTCTCGGAATGTCGTACCAGCAGTACCGGCCCGTGAGCGACGTCATCATCGAGCAGCTCGGCCCCACGCTGATTCTCACGTTCACGGCGATTCTGCTCGCCTGGGTGATCATGGTGGTCTGGGTGACGCTCACCGCGGGGCACAGACCGAAGCTGCGCGCCTTGGGCGCCGTCGTCGATACCACCGCAGCCGGACTGCCGCACTACTGGCTCGGTATCATCCTTCTCGTCGTCTTCTCGCTCGGCCTCGGCTGGTTTCCGGTGATCAGCGGATCGAGCCCGGCGGGGCTGTTTCTGCCGGCACTGACACTCGCAATTCCGCTCGCCGGATTCATGGGGCAGGCAACACGATCCGAGTTCGAGCACACGCTTGACCAGCCGTTCATCGTGTCCGCGCGCATGCGCGGCATGGGTGATATCGGCGTGCGCGTGCAGCACGTGCTGAGGCATTCGGTGCTTCCCGCCATCACACTGTCGGGGTGGGCGCTTGGAGCAACGATCTCTGGCGCTGTCGTCGTGGAGTCCCTGTACTCACGTCAGGGAATCGGCACGGTGCTCATCACTGCCGTGAACGCGCAAGACCTTCCCATCGTCACCGGCGTCGTCGTGCTCATCGCCGCGCTGTACGTGGTGGCGAACCTGATTGTCGACGTGATCTACACACTCATTGACCCGAGATTGAAGGCATCATGA
- a CDS encoding ABC transporter substrate-binding protein, with amino-acid sequence MPRNRNVAALAVSVAAMMMLTSCAAGASTADDAEPVAGGTLVYAHQQEPQCVFGGWIEQAYLSYQVLDSITSLDENGEAVPWLADSWEVSDDGLDWTFDLKEDVAFTDGSALTASAVAYNFDYWLAGGNSTAKVWLEGYFSSAEAVDDTTLAIHLSTPYPRLPETLAQGYFGIQSQEALETRTDEQNCEQPIGSGAFTVASWTRGENIILERNDDYTSWPANAKHEGPAIVETVDWRFVPDGTTRSAALKSDEVDAIYDVPSVDWTTLELGGFNLQKYVTPGRPQQLAFNTREGPFTDEKVRKAFTYSLDRESLVETIGLGVIPYEGNGAVSQATPGYSQKAAEQYTFDLKKAKSLLDEAGWSTTNADGVREKDGKPLEVTLPYGAGTTFNAEGGSILQGVAEQAKQAGFDVTLIPVPPSEHFAGAYTQSDERDIAAGYWTSVTAGILWINWRADTDESPNGNNAAFYNSPELEELILRANSAADIDEQNTLYQQAQEYIADHALSIGLYDRLSTLAISPFVKDVWQEHSQGGPVFHDAYFVA; translated from the coding sequence ATGCCACGAAACAGAAATGTCGCCGCACTCGCCGTCAGCGTTGCCGCGATGATGATGCTCACGTCGTGCGCGGCTGGCGCCTCCACAGCTGATGATGCCGAGCCGGTTGCCGGGGGAACTCTCGTCTACGCGCATCAGCAGGAACCGCAATGCGTGTTTGGCGGCTGGATCGAACAGGCGTATCTGAGCTATCAGGTGCTCGACAGCATCACGTCGCTCGACGAGAACGGCGAGGCCGTGCCCTGGCTCGCCGATTCGTGGGAGGTGTCAGACGACGGGCTCGACTGGACGTTTGATCTCAAGGAGGACGTCGCGTTCACGGACGGCAGCGCGTTGACAGCATCCGCCGTCGCCTACAACTTCGACTACTGGCTTGCGGGAGGAAACAGCACGGCGAAGGTCTGGCTCGAGGGCTACTTCTCGTCGGCAGAAGCCGTGGACGACACAACACTCGCCATCCACCTCTCCACGCCATACCCGCGGCTGCCCGAGACGCTCGCTCAGGGCTACTTCGGCATTCAATCGCAGGAGGCTCTCGAAACCCGCACAGATGAGCAGAACTGCGAGCAGCCCATCGGCAGCGGTGCGTTCACTGTGGCGTCGTGGACCCGCGGTGAGAACATCATTCTCGAGCGCAACGACGACTACACATCGTGGCCGGCGAACGCGAAGCACGAGGGCCCGGCGATCGTCGAGACCGTCGATTGGCGCTTCGTTCCCGACGGCACGACGCGGTCTGCGGCACTGAAGAGCGACGAGGTCGATGCGATCTACGACGTTCCTTCTGTCGACTGGACGACACTGGAGCTGGGCGGTTTCAACCTGCAGAAGTACGTGACGCCGGGCCGCCCGCAGCAGCTTGCGTTCAACACTCGCGAAGGGCCGTTCACCGACGAGAAGGTGCGCAAGGCATTCACCTACAGTCTCGACCGCGAGAGCCTCGTCGAGACCATCGGCCTCGGCGTGATTCCCTACGAGGGAAACGGCGCGGTGAGCCAAGCGACCCCGGGCTATAGCCAGAAGGCGGCTGAACAGTACACGTTCGACCTCAAGAAGGCGAAGAGTCTGCTTGACGAAGCCGGCTGGAGCACGACAAACGCCGACGGGGTTCGCGAGAAAGACGGTAAGCCACTCGAGGTGACCCTGCCGTACGGAGCAGGCACGACGTTCAACGCCGAAGGCGGCTCGATCTTGCAGGGCGTCGCCGAGCAGGCGAAGCAGGCTGGGTTCGACGTGACGCTCATCCCCGTTCCGCCGAGCGAGCACTTCGCCGGTGCCTACACGCAGTCTGACGAACGCGACATTGCTGCGGGGTACTGGACGAGTGTGACCGCCGGCATCCTCTGGATCAATTGGCGCGCCGACACTGACGAGAGCCCCAACGGCAACAACGCGGCGTTCTACAACTCGCCAGAGCTCGAAGAGCTTATTCTGCGCGCCAACTCGGCAGCAGACATCGACGAGCAGAACACGCTGTACCAGCAGGCGCAGGAGTACATCGCCGATCACGCGCTCTCGATCGGGCTGTACGACCGGTTGAGCACTCTCGCCATCTCGCCATTCGTCAAGGACGTCTGGCAGGAGCACTCACAGGGAGGACCGGTCTTCCATGACGCATATTTCGTCGCCTGA
- a CDS encoding carboxylesterase/lipase family protein encodes MTSTPSTAKTNAPEPDDGAVVQTTAGTVRGAQLGPHQLAFLGIPYAEAPVGERRFALPVAHEAWDGVRDATRYGATPLRDYMAGITLIPEPSYPGDETLTVNVFTPSIRPETSLPVLVWIHGGGFTTGSPSSPWYAAGTFPRDGVIVVSVSYRIGLDGFGVIDGAPDNRAVHDWMLALHWVRDNIRAFGGDPDRVTIGGQSAGGTAVLTLLSMPSAQPLFARVIAESPGWSTGERSEVAISTSRVATLLKIAATRDAFAEIPERDVFEAQQTSQKRGMTLAWLRRLMRGGSSMSWTPVADGELIPYAIDDALARGTGADKPLLIGANANETDAVVLGEPAALDLMPRTLALRLVGLGRSARHYARVTPGRSRRMLGSAATDAVFRFTTARVLAAKTGSVYAYDFRLPSALNQLTGHCMELPFVWDCLGGENVEASTGAHPPQEVADAMHAAWVQFIADGNAPWPDYDADGERRGWRVDRAPRTERIFDRERELIALEKRAL; translated from the coding sequence ATGACGTCGACGCCGAGCACAGCGAAAACGAACGCTCCTGAGCCTGACGACGGTGCCGTCGTGCAGACCACCGCCGGTACCGTTCGTGGAGCACAGCTCGGCCCGCACCAACTCGCGTTTCTCGGCATCCCCTACGCGGAAGCCCCGGTTGGTGAGCGACGATTTGCGCTGCCTGTCGCCCACGAAGCCTGGGACGGAGTGCGTGACGCCACGCGCTATGGGGCTACCCCGCTGCGCGACTACATGGCAGGAATCACTCTCATACCCGAGCCCTCCTACCCAGGAGACGAGACACTGACCGTCAACGTGTTCACTCCGAGCATCCGCCCGGAGACGTCGTTGCCCGTGCTCGTATGGATTCATGGCGGCGGATTCACGACCGGGTCTCCTTCTTCGCCGTGGTACGCGGCCGGCACATTTCCCCGAGACGGCGTCATTGTCGTCTCGGTGTCGTATCGCATCGGGCTCGACGGCTTCGGGGTGATCGACGGTGCCCCGGACAACCGCGCAGTACACGATTGGATGCTGGCGCTGCACTGGGTGCGCGACAACATCCGTGCATTCGGAGGCGACCCCGACCGCGTGACGATCGGCGGCCAGAGTGCGGGCGGCACAGCCGTTCTGACCCTGCTGTCCATGCCCAGCGCACAGCCGTTGTTCGCCCGGGTGATCGCCGAATCGCCCGGGTGGAGCACGGGGGAGCGTTCCGAGGTGGCGATCAGCACATCGCGGGTAGCGACGCTGCTGAAAATCGCAGCGACGCGCGACGCGTTCGCAGAGATTCCCGAGCGAGACGTCTTCGAGGCGCAGCAGACCTCCCAAAAGCGAGGCATGACGCTTGCGTGGCTGCGGCGGCTCATGCGTGGGGGCAGTTCAATGTCGTGGACGCCGGTTGCCGACGGCGAGCTGATTCCGTACGCAATCGACGATGCTCTCGCTCGGGGGACCGGAGCGGACAAGCCGCTACTGATCGGCGCGAACGCCAACGAGACAGACGCAGTGGTTCTCGGGGAGCCCGCGGCGCTCGACCTGATGCCCCGCACGCTCGCCCTGCGCCTCGTGGGACTCGGGCGCAGCGCACGACACTATGCGAGGGTCACGCCCGGGCGCTCGCGACGGATGCTCGGAAGCGCGGCGACCGACGCCGTGTTTCGCTTCACAACGGCTCGGGTGCTCGCTGCGAAGACGGGTTCCGTGTACGCCTACGACTTCAGGCTTCCGTCTGCGCTCAACCAGCTGACAGGGCACTGCATGGAACTGCCGTTCGTGTGGGACTGCCTCGGTGGCGAGAACGTCGAGGCTAGCACTGGAGCTCATCCTCCACAGGAAGTCGCCGACGCGATGCATGCTGCGTGGGTGCAGTTCATCGCAGACGGAAACGCACCTTGGCCAGATTACGATGCGGACGGTGAGCGCCGTGGCTGGCGCGTTGATCGGGCACCACGCACCGAGCGCATCTTCGACCGTGAACGTGAGCTCATTGCTCTCGAGAAGCGCGCACTCTAG
- a CDS encoding DUF1992 domain-containing protein, whose protein sequence is MNDQAKRTAPRHAAPDEAEGSGSGGGPPQWNTEEERWAAVETAIELARRRGEFDNLPGAGKPLKGIDKPRDPDWWIKQKVESEGLTGFAPPVFQLRKEHERLEETLDELLSESRVREYLTDFNQRVREARRQLHGGPPVVTPTRDIDAEVTAWEERRAARKPAETTEPTAPQARRRRWWNRGRGKQEA, encoded by the coding sequence ATGAACGATCAGGCCAAGCGCACCGCCCCACGACATGCGGCGCCCGACGAGGCTGAGGGGTCAGGCAGCGGCGGCGGACCTCCCCAGTGGAATACTGAAGAGGAGCGCTGGGCCGCCGTCGAGACAGCGATTGAGCTGGCCAGGCGCCGCGGTGAGTTCGACAACCTGCCCGGAGCGGGCAAGCCGCTCAAAGGGATAGACAAGCCGCGCGACCCCGACTGGTGGATCAAACAGAAGGTCGAGTCTGAGGGTCTGACTGGCTTCGCCCCACCGGTTTTCCAGCTGCGCAAAGAGCACGAGCGCCTCGAAGAGACGCTCGACGAACTTCTCTCAGAGTCCCGGGTGCGCGAGTACCTCACGGATTTCAATCAGCGAGTGCGCGAAGCACGAAGGCAGCTTCACGGTGGTCCGCCCGTCGTCACGCCGACCCGCGACATTGATGCCGAGGTGACCGCGTGGGAAGAACGACGTGCCGCGCGGAAACCCGCGGAGACAACCGAACCCACGGCGCCGCAGGCTCGTCGTCGTCGGTGGTGGAATCGCGGGCGTGGTAAGCAAGAGGCATGA
- a CDS encoding IS110 family transposase produces MGLDVHARSIVAQAIHSDTGEVTWKKFPYDPAAVIDWVRGLAVPALTTYEAGPTGYDLSRRLTGAGIACVIAAPSKLQRPPGDRVKTDKNDALHLAHLLQLGQITPVRVPTIDEETARDLVRAREDCRHDLMASRHRLSKLLLRHGHVYDGGGTWTRKHDVWIREHRAGTIAYQYAFDASYEAVAQVLARRDRLDAEIERMADASEFAPVVTRLGCLRGMGALTSLALAVEIADWDRFTGKTIGTYLGLTPSEYSSGTSRRLGGITKTGNSHARRLLVEAAWHHRKQLRQQPTSALTLRQQNASQEARLRGQAGNERLHKQWEKFVARRKKATIANVAIARELSGWCWSLAIMTD; encoded by the coding sequence GTGGGTTTGGACGTGCACGCCAGGTCCATCGTCGCGCAAGCAATTCACAGCGATACCGGTGAAGTTACCTGGAAGAAGTTTCCCTATGATCCGGCCGCGGTGATCGATTGGGTCCGTGGTCTCGCAGTACCGGCTCTCACCACTTACGAGGCCGGCCCGACAGGCTATGATCTCTCCCGTCGCCTCACAGGTGCTGGCATCGCGTGCGTGATCGCCGCCCCATCGAAGTTGCAGCGTCCGCCAGGTGACCGTGTCAAAACCGATAAGAATGATGCTCTGCATTTGGCGCATCTCCTCCAGCTTGGACAGATCACCCCCGTGCGTGTCCCCACTATTGACGAGGAGACTGCACGCGATCTTGTCCGGGCGCGGGAAGACTGCCGCCATGACCTCATGGCCTCACGCCATCGTCTCTCAAAACTGCTTCTTCGTCACGGGCATGTTTACGACGGAGGTGGCACATGGACTCGCAAGCACGACGTGTGGATCCGGGAGCATCGCGCAGGCACAATCGCTTACCAATACGCGTTCGATGCATCCTACGAAGCCGTTGCGCAAGTCCTTGCCCGCAGAGACCGACTCGATGCCGAAATTGAAAGAATGGCTGATGCTTCTGAATTCGCACCTGTGGTGACCCGGTTGGGTTGCCTGCGTGGCATGGGTGCGCTCACTAGTCTCGCGCTTGCCGTTGAGATCGCCGATTGGGACAGATTCACCGGGAAAACAATTGGCACCTATCTCGGACTCACCCCGTCGGAATACTCGTCAGGAACTTCACGCAGACTCGGCGGTATCACCAAGACCGGCAATTCCCATGCCCGCAGACTCCTCGTCGAGGCCGCCTGGCACCACCGCAAACAGCTCCGACAGCAACCGACCTCAGCACTGACGCTCCGACAGCAAAATGCCTCACAGGAAGCCCGACTACGCGGACAAGCCGGAAACGAACGACTCCACAAGCAGTGGGAGAAATTCGTAGCCCGACGAAAGAAGGCAACAATCGCCAACGTCGCGATCGCCAGAGAACTCTCCGGCTGGTGCTGGTCACTCGCGATCATGACTGACTGA
- a CDS encoding transcriptional regulator — protein MTDDDASVSLALALHGVRILGFANSDAVARRWGLSSDAVDEALGDAEACGWVTFASFAGLSGWSLTDRGRRENERRLTEELARVDGEHRLKRVYSDFLPVNATLLTACTNWQLRPASDGRLASNDHTDLEWDARVLRELGEIEHELTSISENLESILSRFGGYDVRYAAALRRARRGEHEWVDGTAVDSCHRVWFELHEDLIATLGIDRNVET, from the coding sequence ATGACAGACGACGACGCCTCTGTGAGTCTGGCTCTGGCACTGCACGGGGTGCGCATTCTCGGATTTGCCAATTCGGATGCTGTCGCACGACGGTGGGGGCTCTCGAGTGACGCCGTCGATGAAGCGCTCGGGGACGCCGAGGCTTGCGGATGGGTGACGTTCGCGAGCTTCGCTGGTCTCTCGGGCTGGTCGCTGACGGACCGCGGACGGCGAGAGAACGAGCGACGGCTGACGGAGGAGCTAGCGAGGGTGGACGGTGAGCATCGGCTGAAGCGCGTCTATAGCGACTTCCTTCCGGTCAACGCGACGTTGCTGACCGCGTGCACGAACTGGCAGCTTCGACCCGCATCAGACGGGCGTCTCGCATCGAATGATCACACAGATCTCGAGTGGGACGCACGTGTGCTTCGTGAGCTGGGTGAGATTGAGCACGAACTCACGTCGATCAGCGAGAACCTCGAGAGCATTCTGAGCCGCTTCGGCGGGTACGACGTTCGCTATGCCGCGGCACTGCGCCGTGCGCGGCGCGGTGAGCATGAGTGGGTGGACGGCACGGCGGTCGACTCATGCCATCGCGTGTGGTTCGAGCTGCACGAAGACCTCATCGCCACCCTCGGCATCGACAGGAATGTCGAAACGTGA